In Streptomyces alboniger, the following are encoded in one genomic region:
- a CDS encoding CitMHS family transporter has protein sequence MLTILGFVMIATFLALIMMKKMSPIAALVLIPALFCVFVGKGAHLGDYVLDGVGNLAPTAAMLMFAIVYFGVMIDVGLFDPVVRGILRFCKADPMRIVVGTAVLAAIVSLDGDGSTTFMITVSAMYPLYKRLKMSLVVMTGVAATANGVMNTLPWGGPTARAATALKVDAADIFVPMIPALAMGLVAVFLLSYALGLRERKRLGTLSLDEVLEKETAGDTVLVGAGGGTEGRTSLVKTATGGAGSGTDTDAASGATGGTGESGASGEADADGEDGEDDGFQGLDPDRATLRPKLYWFNAGLTVLLLTAMIMEWLPIPVLFLLGAALALTVNFPHMPDQKARIAAHAENVLNVTGMVFAAAVFTGVLTGTGMVDHMADWLVDAIPEGMGPHMGLVTGLLSIPLTYFMSNDGFYFGVLPVLAEAGQAHGVSTLEIARASIAGQALHMSSPLVPAVYVLVGMAKVEFGDHTRFTVKWAVLTSLVVLGAGILFGII, from the coding sequence ATGCTGACAATCCTCGGATTCGTCATGATCGCCACCTTCCTGGCGCTGATCATGATGAAGAAGATGTCGCCGATCGCGGCACTCGTGCTGATCCCCGCGCTCTTCTGCGTGTTCGTAGGAAAGGGAGCCCATCTCGGGGACTACGTCCTCGACGGCGTCGGCAATCTCGCGCCCACGGCGGCCATGCTCATGTTCGCCATCGTGTACTTCGGCGTCATGATCGACGTCGGCCTCTTCGACCCGGTCGTCCGGGGCATCCTGCGGTTCTGCAAGGCGGACCCGATGCGCATCGTGGTCGGCACCGCCGTGCTCGCCGCGATCGTCTCCCTCGACGGCGACGGCTCGACCACTTTCATGATCACGGTCTCGGCGATGTACCCGCTGTACAAGCGCCTCAAGATGAGCCTCGTCGTGATGACCGGCGTCGCCGCCACCGCCAACGGCGTCATGAACACCCTGCCCTGGGGCGGCCCGACGGCCCGTGCCGCGACCGCGCTCAAGGTCGACGCCGCCGACATCTTCGTCCCGATGATCCCGGCGCTCGCCATGGGCCTGGTCGCCGTGTTCCTCCTCTCGTACGCACTCGGCCTGCGGGAGCGCAAGCGGCTCGGCACGCTCTCCCTGGACGAGGTCCTGGAGAAGGAGACGGCGGGAGATACGGTCCTGGTGGGCGCGGGCGGCGGCACCGAGGGGCGGACGTCGCTCGTCAAGACGGCCACCGGGGGAGCGGGTTCGGGTACGGACACGGACGCCGCTTCCGGCGCGACGGGCGGGACCGGTGAGTCCGGTGCGTCCGGTGAGGCCGATGCGGACGGCGAGGACGGCGAGGACGACGGGTTCCAGGGACTCGACCCGGACCGCGCCACCCTGAGGCCCAAGCTCTACTGGTTCAACGCGGGCCTCACCGTCCTGCTGCTCACCGCCATGATCATGGAGTGGCTGCCGATCCCGGTCCTCTTCCTGCTCGGCGCCGCGCTCGCCCTCACGGTCAACTTCCCGCACATGCCCGACCAGAAGGCCCGCATCGCCGCCCACGCGGAGAACGTCCTCAACGTCACCGGCATGGTCTTCGCCGCCGCAGTCTTCACCGGCGTCCTCACCGGCACCGGCATGGTCGACCACATGGCCGACTGGCTCGTCGACGCCATCCCCGAGGGCATGGGCCCGCACATGGGCCTGGTCACCGGCCTCCTGTCGATCCCGCTGACCTACTTCATGTCCAACGACGGCTTCTACTTCGGTGTCCTGCCCGTCCTCGCCGAGGCGGGCCAGGCCCACGGCGTCTCCACCCTGGAGATCGCCCGCGCCTCCATCGCCGGCCAGGCGCTGCACATGTCGAGCCCCCTGGTGCCCGCCGTGTACGTACTCGTGGGCATGGCCAAGGTCGAGTTCGGCGACCACACGAGGTTCACCGTCAAGTGGGCCGTGCTCACCTCGCTCGTGGTGCTCGGCGCCGGGATCCTCTTCGGCATCATCTGA
- the hmgA gene encoding homogentisate 1,2-dioxygenase: protein MSGDHVNDASRAGRGDVRETAEKLSYLSGFGNEHSSEAVPGALPHGRNSPQRAPLGLYAEQLSGSAFTEPRAHNRRSWLYRIRPSAAHPRFTRVDNGTLRTAPFTESVPDPNRLRWNPLPDPAPGTDFLAGLWTLGGNGDATQRTGMGIHLYHANSSMTDRVFSDADGELLIVPERGGLLLRTEFGLLRAEPGEVALIPRGVRFRVELLEAASDSGQGPTARGYVCENYGAPFQLPDLGPIGANGLANARDFRAPVAAYEEVEGPVEVVNKFCGNLWRATYDHSPLDVVAWHGNHVPYVYDLRRFNVIGSISYDHPDPSIFTVLTSPSDTPGLAGVDFVVFAPRWLVGEDTFRPPYFHRNVMSEYMGLIEGAYDAKAEGFVPGGGSLHNMMSAHGPDRDTFDKASAAELRPQKIDDGLAFMFETRWPVTATEQAARASHLQRGYDDVWQGLERHFRN, encoded by the coding sequence ATGAGCGGGGACCACGTGAACGACGCAAGCCGTGCGGGCCGGGGCGACGTACGCGAGACGGCCGAGAAGCTGAGCTACCTCTCCGGCTTCGGTAACGAACACAGCTCCGAGGCGGTGCCCGGCGCACTGCCGCACGGCCGCAATTCGCCACAGCGCGCCCCCCTCGGGCTCTACGCCGAGCAGCTGAGCGGCTCGGCCTTCACCGAGCCCCGCGCGCACAACCGCCGCTCGTGGCTCTACCGCATCCGCCCCTCGGCCGCACACCCGCGGTTCACGCGCGTCGACAACGGCACGCTGCGCACGGCCCCCTTCACCGAGTCGGTGCCCGATCCGAACCGGCTGCGCTGGAACCCCCTCCCGGACCCCGCGCCCGGCACGGACTTCCTGGCGGGCCTGTGGACGCTGGGCGGCAACGGCGACGCGACGCAGCGCACCGGCATGGGCATCCACCTCTACCACGCCAACTCCTCGATGACGGACCGGGTGTTCAGCGACGCGGACGGCGAGCTGCTGATCGTCCCCGAGCGCGGCGGCCTGCTGCTGCGCACCGAGTTCGGGCTGCTGCGCGCCGAGCCGGGCGAGGTCGCCCTGATCCCGCGCGGCGTCCGCTTCCGCGTGGAGCTGCTGGAGGCCGCCTCGGACAGCGGGCAGGGCCCGACCGCGCGCGGATACGTCTGCGAGAACTACGGCGCCCCCTTCCAGCTCCCCGACCTCGGCCCGATCGGCGCCAACGGCCTGGCGAACGCACGGGACTTCAGGGCGCCCGTGGCGGCGTACGAGGAGGTGGAGGGCCCGGTGGAGGTGGTGAACAAGTTCTGCGGCAACCTCTGGCGCGCCACCTACGACCACTCCCCCCTCGATGTCGTCGCCTGGCACGGCAACCATGTCCCGTACGTCTACGACCTGCGCCGCTTCAACGTGATCGGCTCGATCAGCTACGACCACCCGGACCCGTCGATCTTCACCGTGCTCACCTCGCCGTCGGACACCCCGGGCCTCGCGGGTGTCGACTTCGTGGTCTTCGCGCCGCGCTGGCTGGTGGGCGAGGACACCTTCCGGCCGCCGTACTTCCACCGGAACGTGATGAGCGAGTACATGGGCCTGATCGAAGGCGCGTACGACGCGAAGGCGGAAGGCTTCGTGCCGGGCGGTGGCTCGCTGCACAACATGATGTCCGCGCACGGCCCCGACCGCGACACGTTCGACAAGGCGTCGGCGGCCGAGCTGAGGCCACAGAAGATCGACGACGGCCTTGCCTTCATGTTCGAGACGCGGTGGCCGGTGACGGCGACGGAACAGGCGGCTCGGGCGTCGCACCTCCAGCGCGGTTACGACGACGTATGGCAGGGTCTGGAGCGCCACTTCCGTAACTGA
- a CDS encoding serine/threonine-protein kinase produces MGTVWRARDDVLGREVAVKEVRAPAGLPASEVDRLYARLEREAWAAARIPHRNVVTVYDVATDEGRPWIVMELVRGLSLAEVLDAEGTLPPQRVARIGAEVLAALRAAHDAGVLHRDVKPGNVLIANDGRVVLTDFGIAMVEGTSALTMTGEVVGSPEFLAPERALGNHPGPASDLWSLGVLLYAAVEGSSPFRQDTPLSTLRAVVDEELPPARNAGPLTSVIEGLLRKDPDERMPAADAERDLRLIISGGRPLGGTPLSHQPTVTAGPGPYGSPVPAPLPAPSPQPARPSPDTTTTEPDRRRRTALALIAGFIALALALAGLTYALVNRDSGGGGNGGGSASQDSPAVTGGGDGADRTAGGSGGGSGDGGSRRDSPDDGGEGDDGGRSKGGGGGSGGGGGGANGGTTAPPAQTVKVHVSGAHTEYEGSCPPTAGQAPSFTATFTVGRVPADVQYRWVTASGEPGDPGWKTLSFPSGGGRTRQAHHVEAAYGPGNGTVTNSMSVQVRDPVDVTSNAVAYSVTCVQETPTGGASYSPNAFAQQAVVRPPR; encoded by the coding sequence ATGGGCACCGTGTGGCGGGCCAGGGACGATGTGCTCGGGCGCGAGGTCGCCGTCAAGGAGGTGCGCGCGCCCGCCGGCCTCCCGGCGAGCGAGGTGGACCGGCTGTACGCCCGTCTTGAGCGGGAGGCCTGGGCGGCCGCCCGCATCCCGCACCGCAATGTGGTCACGGTCTATGACGTGGCGACGGACGAGGGGCGTCCCTGGATCGTCATGGAGCTGGTGCGGGGGCTCTCCCTGGCCGAGGTCCTCGACGCGGAGGGGACCCTGCCCCCGCAGCGCGTCGCCCGCATCGGCGCCGAGGTGCTCGCGGCCCTGCGCGCCGCCCATGACGCCGGTGTCCTGCACCGCGACGTCAAACCCGGCAACGTACTGATCGCCAACGACGGCCGGGTCGTCCTCACCGACTTCGGCATCGCCATGGTCGAGGGCACCTCCGCACTGACGATGACCGGGGAGGTCGTCGGGTCGCCAGAATTCCTCGCTCCGGAGCGGGCGTTGGGCAACCACCCCGGACCCGCGTCCGATCTGTGGTCGCTCGGCGTGCTGCTCTACGCGGCCGTGGAGGGAAGTTCGCCGTTCCGCCAGGACACCCCGCTGAGCACGCTGCGCGCGGTGGTGGACGAGGAACTGCCGCCCGCCCGCAACGCCGGGCCGCTCACCTCGGTCATCGAGGGGCTGCTGCGCAAGGATCCGGACGAGCGGATGCCCGCCGCCGACGCCGAGCGCGACCTGCGGCTCATCATCTCGGGCGGCAGGCCGCTCGGCGGGACCCCTCTCAGCCACCAGCCGACCGTCACGGCCGGACCCGGGCCGTACGGCTCCCCGGTGCCCGCGCCTCTCCCCGCCCCCTCTCCGCAACCCGCCCGGCCCTCCCCGGACACCACGACGACCGAGCCGGACCGGCGCCGCCGCACGGCGCTCGCCCTGATCGCGGGGTTCATCGCCCTGGCACTGGCCCTGGCCGGACTCACGTACGCCTTGGTCAACCGCGACAGCGGCGGCGGGGGCAACGGCGGCGGTTCAGCGAGCCAGGACTCCCCCGCTGTGACGGGCGGCGGGGACGGGGCCGACCGGACGGCGGGGGGCTCGGGCGGCGGGTCCGGCGACGGCGGTTCGCGGAGGGACTCCCCGGACGACGGCGGCGAGGGTGACGACGGGGGCAGGTCCAAGGGCGGTGGCGGCGGCAGCGGCGGAGGCGGAGGCGGGGCCAACGGCGGTACGACCGCTCCGCCCGCCCAGACCGTGAAGGTCCACGTCTCCGGCGCCCACACCGAGTACGAGGGCTCCTGTCCGCCGACGGCGGGCCAAGCGCCGTCGTTCACCGCGACGTTCACGGTCGGGCGCGTGCCGGCCGACGTCCAGTACCGGTGGGTCACCGCATCGGGCGAGCCGGGCGACCCGGGGTGGAAGACGCTGTCGTTCCCCTCCGGAGGCGGCAGGACGCGGCAGGCCCATCACGTCGAGGCGGCGTACGGGCCGGGCAACGGCACGGTCACGAACTCGATGAGCGTGCAGGTGCGCGACCCCGTGGACGTGACGTCCAACGCGGTGGCGTACTCGGTCACGTGCGTGCAGGAGACCCCGACGGGCGGGGCCTCCTACTCGCCGAACGCGTTCGCCCAGCAAGCGGTGGTCAGGCCGCCGAGGTGA
- a CDS encoding molybdopterin-dependent oxidoreductase → MPRTALRICPLCEATCGLTLTVEGARVTGARGDREDVFSRGFICPKGAAFTEADADPDRLRGPLVRKDGRLQEAGWDEAFDSVAAGLRPLIERHGPDAVGVVLGNPNVHTVAGGLYPPLLLRALRTRNLFTATTVDQMPKHVSSGLLFGDPYAIAVPDLDRTGHLLLLGANPLDSNGSLCTAPDFPGRLRALRARGGTLTVVDPRRTRTAKAADRHLEIRPGTDALLLAALVQVLFDEKLTDLGALEGQVEGFGELRGAVREFAPEAVAAACDVPADTIRTLARDLAAAPTAAVYGRMGASTVAFGTVTNWLVDVLNILTGNLDRPGGALFPLAATARAPRPAAPGKGFTLARWHSRVSRRPEAKGELPLAVLAEEIDTPGEGAIRALIAIATNPVLSAPDGDRLDKALGSLDFMVSVDPYLNETSRHAHVVLPPPPPSRSAHFDFAFNALAVRNQVRYTRAPVPLEEGRLPETEILARFVLAAGGMHGADPATVDTMVVDTVLGKAVTDPHSPVHGRDPKDLAGQLTGDDGPERRLDMMLRLGPYGDGFGVRPEGLTLERLLAHPHGIDLGPLRPRIGEVLKTRSGRVELLPAPIAADLPRLARALDAAPRELVLVGRRHLRSNNSWMHNVPALVGGSNRCTLHVHPGDAARLGLADGGHARVAADGGEIDVRVEVTDTVRPGVVSLPHGWGHDRPGTRLGVASQEPGANVNQLLDGTLLDPLSGNAVLNGFAVRVTAASG, encoded by the coding sequence ATGCCCCGCACCGCCCTGCGTATCTGCCCCCTCTGCGAAGCCACCTGCGGGCTCACGCTCACCGTCGAAGGCGCCCGGGTGACCGGGGCGCGCGGGGACCGGGAGGACGTGTTCAGCCGGGGGTTCATCTGCCCCAAGGGCGCCGCCTTCACAGAGGCGGACGCCGACCCCGACCGGCTTCGGGGGCCGCTCGTCCGCAAGGACGGACGGCTCCAAGAGGCCGGGTGGGACGAGGCGTTCGACTCCGTGGCCGCCGGGCTGCGGCCACTGATCGAGCGGCACGGGCCGGACGCGGTCGGCGTCGTCCTCGGCAATCCGAACGTCCACACCGTGGCCGGCGGCCTCTACCCGCCCCTGCTGCTGCGCGCCCTGCGCACCCGCAACCTCTTCACCGCCACCACGGTCGACCAGATGCCCAAGCACGTGTCGAGCGGCCTCCTCTTCGGTGACCCGTACGCGATCGCCGTGCCCGATCTCGACCGGACCGGCCATCTGCTGCTCCTGGGCGCCAACCCCCTGGATTCCAACGGGAGCCTGTGCACCGCTCCCGACTTCCCCGGCAGGCTCAGGGCGCTGCGCGCGCGGGGCGGCACGCTCACCGTCGTCGACCCGCGCCGCACCCGCACCGCCAAGGCCGCCGACCGGCACCTCGAGATCCGGCCCGGCACGGACGCCCTGCTGCTCGCCGCACTCGTCCAGGTCCTCTTCGACGAGAAGCTGACGGACCTCGGCGCGCTCGAAGGGCAGGTCGAGGGCTTCGGTGAACTCCGCGGAGCCGTACGGGAGTTCGCCCCCGAGGCCGTCGCCGCGGCCTGCGACGTGCCCGCCGACACCATCCGCACCCTGGCCCGCGACCTCGCCGCCGCCCCCACCGCCGCCGTGTACGGCCGCATGGGCGCGAGCACCGTCGCCTTCGGCACCGTCACCAACTGGCTCGTCGACGTACTCAACATCCTGACCGGCAATCTCGACCGGCCCGGCGGCGCCCTCTTCCCGCTCGCCGCCACCGCCCGCGCGCCCCGGCCCGCGGCTCCCGGCAAGGGATTCACGCTCGCCCGCTGGCACAGCCGTGTCAGCCGGCGCCCCGAGGCCAAGGGGGAGCTGCCGCTGGCCGTGCTCGCCGAGGAGATCGACACCCCGGGGGAGGGAGCGATCCGCGCCCTCATCGCCATCGCCACCAACCCCGTCCTGTCCGCGCCCGACGGCGACCGCCTCGACAAGGCCCTCGGCTCCCTCGACTTCATGGTGAGCGTGGACCCGTATCTGAACGAGACCTCACGCCACGCCCACGTCGTCCTGCCGCCGCCCCCGCCAAGCCGGAGCGCCCACTTCGACTTCGCCTTCAACGCGCTCGCCGTGCGCAACCAGGTCCGCTACACCCGCGCCCCCGTCCCCCTGGAGGAGGGGCGGCTGCCGGAGACCGAGATCCTCGCCCGGTTCGTGCTCGCCGCCGGCGGCATGCACGGCGCCGATCCGGCCACCGTCGACACGATGGTCGTCGACACCGTCCTCGGCAAGGCCGTCACCGACCCGCACTCCCCGGTCCACGGCCGCGACCCGAAGGACCTCGCCGGGCAGCTCACCGGCGACGACGGGCCCGAGCGGCGGCTCGACATGATGCTGCGCCTCGGCCCCTACGGCGACGGCTTCGGCGTACGCCCCGAAGGCCTCACCCTGGAGCGCCTCCTCGCCCACCCGCACGGCATCGACCTCGGCCCGCTCCGCCCCCGCATCGGGGAGGTCCTGAAGACCCGCAGTGGACGGGTCGAACTGCTGCCCGCCCCGATCGCCGCCGACCTGCCGCGGCTCGCCCGCGCCCTGGACGCGGCGCCGCGCGAGCTGGTCCTGGTCGGCCGCCGCCACCTGCGTTCCAACAACAGCTGGATGCACAACGTCCCCGCCCTCGTCGGCGGCTCCAACCGCTGCACCCTGCACGTCCACCCCGGCGACGCGGCCCGCCTCGGTCTCGCGGACGGCGGCCACGCGCGCGTGGCCGCCGACGGAGGGGAGATCGACGTACGCGTGGAGGTCACGGACACCGTGCGCCCCGGCGTGGTGAGCCTGCCGCACGGCTGGGGCCACGACCGGCCCGGCACGCGGCTCGGTGTCGCCTCCCAGGAGCCCGGCGCCAACGTCAACCAACTCCTCGACGGCACCCTCCTCGACCCGCTCTCCGGGAACGCCGTACTCAACGGCTTCGCCGTACGCGTCACGGCCGCATCGGGGTGA
- a CDS encoding MFS transporter, with translation MPHASAGPAGRAWLLRLVIAFGFAQGAVSMARPAVSYRALSLGADERAVGVIAGVYALLPLFAAVPLGRRTDHGRCAPLLPFGVVLISGGCALSGAAGSLAAMAAWSGVMGLGHLCFVIGAQSIVARQSAPDEQDRNFGHFTIGASLGQLVGPIAAGALIGADMGRTSALALLVSAAVGAVSLASLWRIEHVRPARSVESAERVPVLGILRARGVPGGIFVSLAVLSATDILTAYLPVVGEHRGIAPATVGLLLSLRAASTIACRLVMTPMIRLLGRTALLTGTCLLGGLLCAGMALPVPLWGLALMFAALGFCLGAGQPLSMTTVVQAAPDGARSTALALRLTGNRLGQVAAPASAGLIAGVAGVAAPFVMLGGLLFLAATLAVRSPRP, from the coding sequence ATGCCACACGCGTCGGCCGGGCCTGCCGGCCGGGCCTGGTTGTTGCGCCTCGTCATCGCCTTCGGCTTCGCGCAGGGGGCGGTGTCGATGGCGCGGCCCGCCGTCTCCTACCGGGCCCTCTCGCTCGGCGCCGACGAGCGGGCCGTCGGTGTCATCGCGGGCGTCTACGCGCTGCTCCCGCTCTTCGCCGCCGTACCGCTGGGACGCAGGACGGACCACGGGCGGTGCGCGCCGCTGCTGCCCTTCGGTGTCGTGCTGATCTCCGGCGGCTGCGCGCTGAGCGGGGCGGCGGGCTCGCTCGCCGCGATGGCCGCCTGGAGCGGCGTGATGGGGCTCGGCCACCTCTGCTTCGTGATCGGCGCCCAGTCGATCGTGGCCCGGCAGTCGGCACCCGACGAACAGGACCGCAACTTCGGGCACTTCACCATCGGGGCCTCGCTCGGCCAGCTGGTCGGTCCGATCGCCGCGGGCGCCCTGATCGGCGCGGACATGGGGCGCACCAGCGCGCTGGCCCTGCTCGTCTCGGCGGCGGTCGGCGCGGTCTCCCTCGCCTCGCTGTGGCGCATCGAGCACGTCCGGCCGGCGCGTTCCGTGGAGAGCGCCGAGCGGGTGCCGGTGCTGGGCATCCTGCGCGCCCGTGGCGTGCCCGGGGGCATCTTCGTCAGCCTCGCCGTGCTCTCGGCGACGGACATCCTCACCGCCTACCTGCCGGTGGTCGGCGAGCACCGCGGCATCGCCCCCGCGACGGTCGGGCTGCTCCTGAGCCTGCGGGCGGCGTCGACCATCGCCTGCCGCCTGGTGATGACCCCGATGATCCGCCTGCTCGGCAGGACCGCCCTGCTCACCGGCACCTGTCTGCTGGGCGGGCTGCTCTGCGCGGGCATGGCGCTGCCCGTACCGTTGTGGGGGCTCGCCCTGATGTTCGCCGCGCTCGGCTTCTGCCTCGGCGCCGGGCAGCCGCTCTCCATGACGACCGTCGTCCAGGCGGCCCCCGACGGCGCGCGCTCGACGGCCCTGGCACTGCGCCTCACCGGCAACCGCCTGGGCCAGGTAGCAGCTCCCGCGTCGGCGGGCCTGATCGCGGGAGTCGCGGGTGTGGCAGCACCTTTCGTGATGCTGGGAGGCCTGCTTTTCCTGGCCGCGACGCTGGCCGTACGCTCCCCACGCCCCTGA
- a CDS encoding TetR/AcrR family transcriptional regulator — MSHRNPPEEPRPPASLRRVPVQERSAERLTRILDACADVLDEVGYEGLTTRAVAHRAGVPIGSVYRFFGNKRALADALAHRNLDAYAERVAARVAGVERGDWRGAVDAAFDEYLEMKRTVPGFGLVDFGVPSAPEAMPDANVRVAERVAALLAHHLDRPLDDRLRRTVLVAVEAVDAVLQLAFRGRPSGDADLVEEARTLLHAYFARSLD, encoded by the coding sequence ATGTCCCACCGGAACCCGCCCGAGGAACCGCGGCCCCCGGCCTCCCTGCGCCGCGTGCCCGTGCAGGAGCGCAGCGCCGAGCGCCTGACCCGGATCCTCGACGCCTGCGCCGACGTCCTGGACGAGGTCGGCTACGAAGGGCTGACGACCCGCGCCGTCGCGCACCGCGCGGGCGTCCCGATCGGCTCGGTCTACCGCTTCTTCGGCAACAAGCGGGCCCTCGCGGACGCCCTCGCCCACCGCAATCTCGACGCGTACGCGGAGCGCGTGGCCGCGCGGGTGGCCGGCGTCGAACGCGGCGACTGGCGTGGCGCGGTCGACGCGGCCTTCGACGAGTACCTGGAGATGAAGCGCACCGTACCCGGATTCGGCCTGGTCGACTTCGGCGTCCCCTCGGCCCCGGAGGCGATGCCGGACGCGAACGTACGGGTGGCGGAGCGTGTGGCGGCCCTCCTCGCGCACCACCTCGACCGCCCCCTGGACGACCGGCTGCGCCGGACCGTGCTGGTCGCGGTCGAAGCGGTCGACGCGGTACTGCAACTGGCCTTCCGGGGGCGACCGTCGGGCGACGCGGACCTCGTGGAGGAGGCGCGGACCTTGCTGCACGCGTACTTCGCGCGGTCGCTGGACTGA
- a CDS encoding type ISP restriction/modification enzyme yields the protein MPGVTHDEAPLLADLMPWSVAPLRPGRGWPMGPDAASLKARWAAFLRADDAAREALFRPTRSRTLHSAVAQLPGHPCGTGRLVREAGPCPEPVRVAHGPFDEQWLIPDHRLLDVARPELWRVAGEGQLFVVEQGYVPGAAGPVVLASAALPDGHSPAGRPGRVRPLFRRPGGREPNVAPGLLGHLSGLLGEEVTARTLLAWVFATGSGSAAGCRVPLTADAGLWARGVALGRGLLRLHLRGDGERPKLPGGRRPYVRAPLPARPRSLSYEAGEQVLRVGEEGVISPVPKEAWEFEVSGVRVLERWFGQRAGDPETEPGTLEAIRPAAWPQAWTSELLELITIIALIAELAPRQRELRDALDESITGDELRRAGVLPVPDGARRPASVLDHHEEGPEGQFALL from the coding sequence ATGCCGGGCGTGACGCACGACGAAGCGCCGCTGCTCGCGGACCTCATGCCGTGGTCCGTCGCACCGCTCCGGCCGGGCCGCGGGTGGCCGATGGGACCGGACGCCGCATCGTTGAAGGCCCGCTGGGCGGCCTTCCTCCGCGCGGACGACGCGGCCCGCGAGGCCCTCTTCCGCCCGACCCGCTCCCGCACCCTGCACTCGGCCGTCGCCCAACTCCCGGGCCACCCCTGCGGAACGGGCCGCCTGGTCAGGGAGGCGGGCCCCTGCCCCGAGCCCGTGCGCGTCGCCCACGGCCCCTTCGACGAGCAATGGCTGATCCCCGACCACCGCCTCCTGGACGTGGCCCGTCCCGAGCTGTGGCGGGTCGCCGGCGAGGGCCAGCTCTTCGTCGTCGAACAGGGCTACGTGCCCGGTGCCGCGGGGCCCGTGGTCCTCGCGTCGGCCGCGCTGCCGGACGGGCACTCACCGGCCGGGCGGCCCGGCCGCGTCAGACCGCTGTTCCGCCGCCCCGGGGGCCGGGAACCCAACGTGGCGCCCGGCCTGCTCGGGCACCTGTCGGGGCTGCTCGGCGAGGAGGTCACGGCGCGGACGCTGCTCGCCTGGGTGTTCGCCACGGGGTCCGGTTCGGCGGCGGGCTGCCGCGTGCCGCTCACGGCGGACGCCGGGCTCTGGGCGCGGGGCGTGGCCCTCGGGCGGGGACTGCTGCGGCTTCACCTGCGCGGCGACGGCGAGCGCCCGAAGCTGCCCGGGGGGCGCAGACCGTATGTCCGCGCGCCGCTGCCCGCGCGCCCCCGCTCACTGTCGTACGAGGCCGGGGAACAGGTCCTGCGGGTCGGCGAGGAGGGGGTCATCTCGCCGGTACCGAAGGAGGCATGGGAGTTCGAGGTGAGCGGGGTGCGGGTGCTGGAGCGGTGGTTCGGGCAGCGCGCGGGCGACCCGGAGACGGAGCCGGGGACGCTGGAGGCGATCCGGCCCGCGGCATGGCCGCAGGCCTGGACGTCCGAACTCCTCGAACTGATCACGATCATCGCGCTGATCGCGGAACTCGCTCCGAGGCAGCGTGAGTTGCGGGACGCGCTCGACGAGTCGATCACCGGGGACGAATTGCGGCGGGCGGGCGTCCTGCCCGTGCCCGACGGCGCACGGCGGCCGGCATCCGTCCTCGATCACCACGAGGAGGGGCCGGAGGGGCAGTTCGCGCTGCTCTAA
- a CDS encoding GntR family transcriptional regulator, protein MTAFAPDSIVLNRKLPLWYQVSQSLRASILGRTPEAPLRLPTEEQLAGHYGVSVLTMRQALKELEDEGLITRHRRRGTFIEPSARRGAPVRLLGSVDAIVAQQSGMITKLLDHDTAPPPAELAPYFPDSVEVATYHRLRSDEKTGEPTNHARNFVRPDLAARIDLDDLVRWPMTKVLRDVVGVRISRITDTVEATLADPETARLLQVPLLSPILHYTGVTYDEDGRALDVVRIHYRGDRFSFSVTLEAT, encoded by the coding sequence GTGACCGCTTTTGCCCCGGACTCGATCGTCCTGAATCGGAAGTTGCCGCTCTGGTATCAGGTGTCGCAGTCCCTGCGCGCCTCGATACTCGGCCGCACCCCCGAGGCCCCGCTCCGACTGCCCACCGAGGAGCAGTTGGCGGGGCACTACGGAGTGAGTGTGCTGACCATGCGGCAGGCGCTCAAGGAGCTGGAGGACGAGGGGCTGATCACCCGCCATCGCAGGCGCGGCACGTTCATCGAACCGAGCGCCCGGCGCGGCGCGCCCGTCCGCCTGCTCGGCTCGGTCGACGCGATCGTGGCCCAGCAGTCGGGCATGATCACAAAACTGCTCGACCACGACACGGCTCCCCCGCCCGCCGAACTCGCCCCGTACTTCCCGGACTCGGTGGAGGTGGCGACGTACCACCGGCTGCGCAGCGACGAGAAGACGGGCGAACCGACCAACCACGCCCGCAATTTCGTCCGCCCCGACCTGGCCGCCCGCATCGACCTGGACGATCTGGTGCGCTGGCCGATGACGAAGGTGCTCCGCGATGTGGTGGGGGTGCGCATCAGCCGCATCACGGACACCGTGGAAGCCACGCTCGCCGACCCGGAGACCGCGCGCCTCCTCCAAGTGCCACTGCTCAGCCCGATCCTGCACTACACCGGCGTCACCTACGACGAGGACGGCCGCGCCCTGGACGTGGTCCGCATCCACTACCGCGGCGACCGCTTCTCCTTCTCGGTCACGCTCGAAGCGACGTGA